The following proteins are encoded in a genomic region of Natrinema sp. DC36:
- a CDS encoding site-specific DNA-methyltransferase has product MVGTIIHGDALSIANGDELDDNSVDAIITSPPYWKMRKYPDARMEWPDGWYGELGQEPFPQNYVSHLTEIFSSYQDALKDSGSMWVNIDDKYSGSGNGAWKDPSEDVKESFVPEENYWNNDVSIPRKSRCLVPERFVIEMVDDYDFILRNDKVWHKSNPVPHPVRDRLNTSWEHFYFFTVDQDYYFDLDSIKVEAKTGGKKNPGDVVKTPTSSSTDGHNATFSEELVKPIIESCVPEGGTVLDPFSGSGTVGKVADELDRNYIGVEIGEEYAQTSEAEVAAA; this is encoded by the coding sequence ATGGTCGGAACCATCATTCATGGGGACGCGCTCTCCATTGCCAACGGTGATGAATTAGACGATAACAGCGTCGATGCGATTATCACATCTCCACCGTACTGGAAGATGCGGAAGTACCCCGACGCCCGTATGGAGTGGCCTGACGGATGGTATGGTGAATTGGGTCAAGAGCCGTTTCCGCAGAACTATGTTTCCCACCTCACTGAGATTTTCAGTTCCTATCAAGATGCGCTGAAGGACAGCGGGTCCATGTGGGTGAACATTGACGACAAATACTCTGGAAGTGGCAACGGTGCGTGGAAAGACCCATCTGAGGATGTTAAAGAATCGTTTGTCCCAGAGGAGAACTACTGGAACAACGATGTGTCTATTCCACGAAAATCCCGTTGTCTCGTGCCAGAACGATTTGTAATAGAGATGGTTGACGACTACGATTTCATTCTACGAAACGATAAGGTGTGGCACAAGTCCAACCCTGTCCCACACCCAGTTCGAGATCGACTGAACACGTCGTGGGAACACTTCTACTTCTTCACCGTCGATCAGGATTACTACTTTGATCTCGACAGCATTAAGGTGGAGGCAAAGACTGGTGGGAAGAAGAACCCAGGTGATGTGGTGAAGACACCGACATCGAGCAGCACCGATGGTCACAATGCAACGTTCTCAGAGGAACTTGTAAAACCGATCATCGAATCATGTGTCCCCGAAGGTGGAACTGTTCTGGACCCCTTCTCTGGATCTGGTACCGTGGGTAAAGTTGCAGACGAATTGGATAGAAATTATATCGGTGTTGAAATTGGTGAGGAATACGCCCAGACATCTGAGGCAGAAGTGGCTGCCGCGTAG
- a CDS encoding DNA polymerase domain-containing protein, with translation MSGLGDFVEENTEELHLMNIEHEDEFGKPIIHTLTRDKEGEQRHVEIVGHKPSFYIPEDAYSKRVANNDWVDYAEEGHQSIKGQSLVKVYCNLPGQINGKNDKKGLREYFDKTWEADVFYVNRFLIDTGIKTHFEVDLDETWEPQSCQGDYRVNVDDVTPVEEPTWKADPRTVTIDIEVESPDGFPDPSDADHPVTAITAHDSHTDAYTVWVLRHPDWDYSDVEVENLVIDHRPETISVEIDEDDDGEPIYEDLTVPIEDVKVFSDEGDMRHNFNKYVEARRPDLLSGWNSSCTDKGKPFDFPYLINRCQSKNDLSYRDWSPFGEVWDSHWGPRAKGVEFHDQMKAYKKTRWSKPKGGYGLKNISSEELPIGKLEMEDIDDAWKRDPAAFIEYNIRDVQAVLGIDVAAGVTDLFQNLRKLTGAQWGDCHNNIDLLDHYILRFAHERNVALPTNEKPERGWFYGGYVFEPELGRHPNAVYPDVWSEYPNAFRTCNLSPETIIGTAEDLEASEYTEEDCRWSYIDTRPDNVKNPPDMDGAAEPEYEKCYYLKPEIKEGFMNKVVDHVMGLKDDYDGTDLYGPVKQVVNSVWGVYGDSDSYGKGYRLFDWRVAESITLYGRKVIQHSAEKYVNSLNELKDKYDYDGRNAYQVGGDTDSVMTSIPFMNASNRDEQQQIVDLAIEACDMVNDSYDEFAAEEFNSDGTYIELEIESYSPWLFVPEGVTKEKAKKRYAEITAWDEGEWLDPPELSFTGIDVVRSDRAVVTREMVSDVIETILRIDDGEEARREAYDAIQNTVEQIKDGEKPLSYIARPKGMGQDPSEYGSASKRPSSTYRGAKYANENFDWEQMGEGSKPQFLAIDKVRGDWPKTYSAETAEDGDVVDALSVEHPERVPDEFIVDYDTMIEKTLRDPLRPIMGPLNWSFDEALSDSEQSDITSFM, from the coding sequence ATGTCTGGATTAGGTGATTTTGTCGAGGAGAATACTGAAGAACTCCACTTGATGAATATCGAGCACGAGGATGAGTTTGGTAAGCCAATTATCCACACGCTGACTCGAGACAAAGAAGGTGAACAGAGACACGTTGAAATTGTCGGTCATAAACCCTCTTTTTATATCCCTGAAGACGCCTACTCGAAACGAGTAGCAAACAACGATTGGGTAGACTACGCCGAAGAAGGCCACCAATCGATTAAAGGCCAGTCACTCGTCAAAGTATACTGCAACCTCCCAGGCCAGATCAATGGGAAAAACGACAAGAAGGGGCTTCGAGAATACTTTGATAAAACGTGGGAAGCAGACGTATTTTACGTCAATCGTTTTCTTATCGATACTGGGATCAAAACCCACTTCGAAGTCGATCTCGATGAGACGTGGGAACCACAATCGTGTCAAGGAGACTACCGAGTCAACGTCGATGATGTCACACCCGTCGAGGAACCAACGTGGAAAGCCGACCCACGTACGGTCACGATAGACATCGAGGTGGAGTCGCCAGACGGTTTTCCAGACCCATCTGATGCAGATCATCCAGTCACCGCAATCACCGCTCACGACAGTCACACGGACGCCTATACGGTGTGGGTCCTACGACATCCCGATTGGGACTACAGCGACGTTGAAGTAGAAAACCTCGTTATCGATCATCGGCCAGAAACTATCTCCGTCGAAATCGATGAGGACGACGATGGAGAGCCGATTTACGAAGATCTCACAGTCCCGATTGAGGATGTCAAAGTCTTCAGTGACGAGGGCGACATGCGTCATAACTTCAACAAGTACGTTGAAGCACGACGCCCAGACCTATTGAGCGGATGGAATTCGAGTTGTACGGACAAAGGCAAGCCGTTCGACTTTCCGTACCTCATCAACCGTTGTCAGTCCAAGAACGATCTGTCCTACCGAGATTGGTCTCCGTTTGGGGAGGTGTGGGACAGCCATTGGGGTCCTCGAGCCAAGGGTGTAGAGTTTCATGACCAGATGAAAGCGTATAAGAAAACACGCTGGTCGAAACCCAAGGGCGGATACGGGCTCAAGAACATCTCCTCCGAAGAATTGCCGATAGGTAAGTTGGAAATGGAGGATATTGACGACGCCTGGAAGCGGGATCCAGCCGCGTTCATCGAATACAACATTCGTGACGTTCAGGCCGTCCTCGGAATCGACGTAGCAGCGGGCGTCACCGATCTGTTCCAGAACCTCCGAAAGCTTACTGGGGCGCAGTGGGGTGACTGTCACAACAATATCGACCTTCTCGATCACTACATCCTTCGCTTTGCACACGAGCGTAACGTCGCTCTCCCCACGAACGAGAAACCAGAACGTGGGTGGTTCTACGGCGGCTACGTCTTCGAACCAGAGTTAGGGCGACACCCGAACGCCGTTTACCCCGACGTGTGGTCGGAATATCCGAACGCTTTCCGTACGTGCAACCTCTCCCCAGAGACGATTATTGGCACCGCAGAGGATCTCGAGGCGTCTGAGTACACCGAAGAAGACTGTCGGTGGTCGTATATCGACACCCGTCCAGACAACGTGAAGAACCCACCAGATATGGACGGGGCTGCGGAACCAGAGTACGAGAAATGTTACTACCTCAAGCCTGAAATTAAGGAGGGGTTCATGAACAAGGTCGTGGACCACGTTATGGGTCTGAAGGACGACTACGATGGAACCGACCTCTACGGTCCTGTCAAACAGGTCGTCAACTCCGTGTGGGGCGTCTACGGCGACAGCGATTCCTACGGGAAAGGATACCGCCTGTTCGATTGGCGTGTCGCTGAGTCGATTACGCTCTACGGTCGAAAGGTCATTCAACACTCCGCAGAGAAGTACGTCAACTCGCTCAACGAACTGAAGGACAAGTACGACTACGACGGTCGGAACGCCTATCAGGTCGGTGGAGACACGGACAGTGTCATGACAAGCATTCCGTTCATGAACGCTTCCAATCGGGATGAGCAGCAACAGATCGTTGATCTCGCTATCGAGGCGTGTGACATGGTCAACGATAGTTACGATGAGTTTGCCGCTGAAGAATTCAACAGTGATGGGACGTATATCGAACTGGAGATTGAGTCTTACTCTCCTTGGTTGTTCGTTCCAGAAGGCGTCACGAAGGAAAAAGCGAAGAAGCGATATGCAGAGATCACCGCCTGGGACGAAGGTGAGTGGCTCGACCCACCAGAATTGAGCTTCACTGGAATCGACGTGGTTCGGTCTGATCGGGCTGTCGTTACTCGGGAGATGGTCAGTGATGTTATCGAGACCATCCTCCGTATCGATGATGGTGAAGAGGCCCGTCGTGAAGCGTATGACGCGATACAAAACACAGTCGAGCAGATCAAAGACGGTGAGAAACCGCTGTCGTATATCGCCCGTCCGAAGGGGATGGGGCAGGACCCAAGCGAGTACGGTAGCGCCTCTAAACGCCCCTCGAGCACCTACAGAGGTGCTAAGTACGCCAACGAGAATTTCGATTGGGAGCAGATGGGTGAGGGTTCGAAGCCACAGTTCCTTGCGATAGACAAGGTCCGTGGCGATTGGCCGAAGACCTACAGCGCCGAGACCGCAGAAGACGGCGATGTCGTTGATGCGCTGTCCGTAGAGCATCCTGAGAGGGTGCCAGACGAGTTCATCGTTGACTACGATACGATGATCGAGAAGACGCTTCGAGATCCTTTGCGGCCGATCATGGGACCGCTGAATTGGTCATTTGACGAAGCGTTGAGTGACAGCGAACAGTCGGACATCACATCGTTCATGTAG